In a single window of the Trichoderma breve strain T069 chromosome 6, whole genome shotgun sequence genome:
- a CDS encoding amidase domain-containing protein: MGSDDAYLLTATQALARIRAGELTIEGYARSLLRRIDVRDADVGAWAYLDRDYVLQQARALDKVPMQDRGPLHGMPVAVKDVIYTKDMPTAHNSPIYKGDFPKLDAASIILLRHAGVLFLGKTTTAEFAASYTGPASTRNPHNPSRTPGGSSSGSGAAVGDLQAPVALGTQTGGSTIRPGSFNGVYSIKPTWNAVSREGLKISSLMLDTIGIFARGVDDLDLVADAFALRDDEPSDFDGIKGARFALCKTVVWPIAGEGTRNAIARAVEILRAHGAEVEEVDLPTEFDNLPRWHNVVLQTEGETFFLPEHRTAKDQLSPQLAGYVERKAGYDRREQLKAFDGIAALRPKIDEIAGKYTAILTPSVVDEAPVGLEFTGDSAFCVGWSALHTPVVNIPGFQGHSGMPIGVSLVAPRYRDRHLLKVAKEVGKLFEAEGGWKRNLY, encoded by the exons ATGGGCAGCGACGACGCATACTTGCTTACGGCAACCCAAGCTCTCGCCAGAATTCGTGCTGGTGAGCTGACGATTGAGGGTTATGCACGCTCATTGCTGCGGCGCATAGACGTGCGTGATGCCGACGTCGGAGCTTGGGCGTACCTCGATAGGGATTACGTCCTCCAGCAGGCGAGGGCTCTGGATAAAGTGCCGATGCAAGACAGAGGTCCCCTTCATGGAATGCCCGTTGCCGTCAAGGATGTCATTTATACAAAGG ATATGCCGACAGCTCACAATTCGCCGATTTACAAGGGCGACTTTCCGAAGCTCGACGCAGCATCTATtatcctcctccgccacgCTGGcgttttgtttcttg GCAAAACTACAACGGCTGAGTTCGCTGCCTCGTATACCGGACCGGCCTCGACACGCAACCCGCACAACCCGTCCCGCACCCCGGgcggctcctcctccggcTCTGGAGCCGCCGTTGGAGACTTGCAAGCCCCGGTCGCGCTCGGCACCCAGACCGGCGGGTCCACCATCCGCCCCGGCTCTTTCAACGGCGTTTATTCAATCAAGCCCACCTGGAACGCCGTTTCCCGCGAAGGTCTGAAGATTTCCTCGCTAATGTTGGACACCATTGGCATTTTCGCCCGTGGCGTTGATGACCTGGACCTCGTCGCTGATGCGTTCGCACTGCGTGACGACGAGCCTAGTGACtttgacggcatcaaagGCGCGCGCTTTGCTCTATGCAAGACGGTTGTCTGGCCAATCGCAGGGGAAGGCACTCGCAATGCGATTGCCCGCGCTGTCGAAATCCTTCGTGCTCATGGTGCCGAAGTAGAGGAAGTCGATCTGCCGACTGAGTTTGACAATCTGCCTCGTTGGCACAACGTTGTCCTCCAGACCGAAGGGGAGACCTTTTTCCTTCCCGAACATCGCACTGCCAAGGACCAGCTTTCACCGCAGCTGGCCGGCTATGTAGAGCGAAAAGCTGGGTACGACCGCCGTGAGCAGCTGAAGGCCTTTGATGGTATCGCTGCGTTGCGGCccaagattgatgagattgctGGCAAATATACTGCTATTTTGACTCCTAGTGTTGTCGACGAAGCTCCAGTAGGGCTCGAGTTCACGGGCGACTCGGCGTTTTGCGTTGGCTGGTCCGCGTTGCATACACCGGTGGTAAACATCCCGGGCTTTCAGGGACACTCTGGCATGCCGATAGGTGTTTCGCTTGTGGCTCCGAGATATCGCGaccgccatcttctcaaggTAGCGAAGGAAGTGGGTAAGCTTTTCGAAGCAGAAGGTGGATGGAAGCGAAACCTGTATTAA